CAGGAGGCCCGGAACGCGCTGGCCGCCCGCCCCCACCGCTGATCCTCCGCTGGGCCGAATGGTGCAGGGCCGGGTGGGCCATTGTGGCTATAGGCACGGGCGCGCGAACCTGACACCCTCAGGGTGACCTCGGAGCCGGCCGCCCGGCCCGCCCGGGTCAGAGGGACGGAACGGACATGAACGGAAAGCACATCACCAAACTGGGCTTCGAGCGGGCCGCGATCGGCCTGGCCCTCGCGGCCGCGACCGAGCGGGAACGCGCGGGCGTGGACCGGGGCGACATCCTCACGGAACTGCGGGCCGTGCAGGCCGATCCGGCCGCCTACACGGCCGGCGTGTACGCCCCACTGGCGGCCGAGCTGCTGGCCCGCGCCGCAGAGCGGGACTCGAAGGCCGGGGTGGCTTTGCGCGACCGGCCCCTGCCGTACCCGGTGTGGGGCGAGGACCTGATCGAACCCGGTGCCCGCGCCCAGATGGACGTCGCCATGCGCCTGCCGGTCAGCCGGGCGGGCGCGCTGATGCCCGACGCGCACGTGGGCTACGGCCTGCCCATCGGTGGGGTGCTCGCCACCGAGAACGCGGTCATTCCCTACGGCGTGGGCGTGGACATCGGCTGCTCGATGATGCTGAGCGTGCTGCCGGCCGCGCCGGGCGGCCTGGCCACCGACGAGGCCCGCGCCCTGCTGCTGAAGCACACCCGCTTCGGCGCCGGCGTCGGCTTCGAGAAGCGCGACCGCGAGGATCACGCGGTGCTGCACGAGGCCGCGTGGGACGACCAGCCCCTGCTGCGTCACCTGCATGACAAGGCCGTGGCCCAGGTGGGCACCAGCGGCAGCGGGAACCACTTCGTGGAGTTCGGCACCCTGACCGTGGACACGCCGGACCTGGGCCTGGACGCCGGC
This region of Deinococcus metalli genomic DNA includes:
- a CDS encoding RtcB family protein; translation: MNGKHITKLGFERAAIGLALAAATERERAGVDRGDILTELRAVQADPAAYTAGVYAPLAAELLARAAERDSKAGVALRDRPLPYPVWGEDLIEPGARAQMDVAMRLPVSRAGALMPDAHVGYGLPIGGVLATENAVIPYGVGVDIGCSMMLSVLPAAPGGLATDEARALLLKHTRFGAGVGFEKRDREDHAVLHEAAWDDQPLLRHLHDKAVAQVGTSGSGNHFVEFGTLTVDTPDLGLDAGEYLAVLSHSGSRGFGAQVANHFTALAQKRHPGLNPAAKNLAWLPLDSEDGQAYWQAMTLAGRYALANHDLIHARLARALGERPLAQVSNSHNLAWRQVVDGQDVIVHRKGATPAREGQLGLIPGSMADPGFVVRGRGNAGALDSASHGAGRALGRRAAANTLAKKDVQAYLAQRGVTLIGGGIDEAPQAYKRIEDVLARQNELVDVLARFTPRVVRMDTGSEDV